In a single window of the Orbaceae bacterium lpD04 genome:
- a CDS encoding uroporphyrinogen-III C-methyltransferase has protein sequence MSQNNLISSNSRFFSANATLSNISVTASKNPDSQNLLQSSLSKSSPIGNQIQPQQVKQDMKKNTENTPLPSQDKKNSQELKKPITKIPVSKLSIIAIGLTICLGGFIYYHAHEQAMVQKAEIDQLQAEISTLKDTLQQSITRDIQANVSQAVDNQNKQFTLLTQNVKNQLSEQIQTQQEFINKVDDAIKVSEQNIIHFNERLSAMSSTDNKSWLISQANYLVNLAGRKIWNDQDYTTARLLLKNADASLAQASDPSLLPARQAINKDISALAAISFTDFDGIVMTLMELVDSVTELPLADNYQQIDLGMTQYDDTISNQESDTENNDLASAPSSSSTQTNGISSSIGDWYDNLIKGSESFFAKFIQVEKYDSFNKCIVDAGQNPELLKKCQVHTAIIMPEQALYLRENIKLRLLIAAQAVPRHQQLIYQRALDDVAIWVNAYFDGNSPSVKVFLDELNNLQQQSISNKNVPKQLASQKELDTLMQTRVRAMLVN, from the coding sequence ATGTCGCAAAACAACTTAATTTCCAGTAACTCGCGATTTTTTAGTGCAAATGCTACACTGTCTAATATTAGTGTTACCGCATCTAAAAACCCAGATAGCCAAAATTTATTACAATCAAGTTTATCTAAATCTTCACCTATTGGTAATCAAATACAACCTCAACAAGTGAAACAAGATATGAAAAAAAATACTGAAAACACGCCACTGCCGTCGCAAGATAAAAAAAATAGCCAAGAACTGAAGAAACCAATCACTAAAATTCCGGTATCAAAACTATCGATTATCGCAATTGGTTTAACAATTTGTTTAGGTGGTTTTATTTATTATCATGCTCATGAACAAGCAATGGTGCAAAAAGCTGAAATTGACCAGTTACAGGCCGAAATTTCGACATTAAAAGATACCTTACAACAATCGATCACCCGTGATATCCAAGCGAACGTATCGCAAGCTGTTGATAACCAAAATAAACAATTCACACTATTAACGCAAAATGTGAAAAATCAGTTAAGCGAGCAAATACAAACGCAGCAAGAATTTATTAATAAAGTTGATGACGCAATAAAAGTATCTGAACAAAATATTATTCATTTTAATGAACGACTATCGGCTATGTCGAGCACAGATAATAAGAGTTGGTTAATATCGCAAGCTAATTATTTAGTCAATTTAGCTGGGCGTAAAATTTGGAATGATCAAGACTACACAACGGCTAGATTATTATTAAAAAATGCAGATGCAAGCCTTGCACAAGCGAGCGACCCTAGCTTATTACCGGCTAGACAAGCAATTAATAAAGATATTTCTGCACTCGCAGCGATTAGTTTTACTGACTTTGATGGTATTGTGATGACGCTAATGGAATTAGTTGATTCAGTTACCGAGCTGCCATTAGCAGATAACTATCAACAAATTGATTTAGGTATGACGCAGTATGATGATACAATTTCAAACCAAGAGTCAGATACTGAAAATAATGACTTAGCGTCTGCACCAAGTTCATCATCGACACAGACTAATGGTATATCATCTTCAATAGGTGATTGGTATGATAATTTGATAAAAGGTAGTGAATCTTTTTTTGCTAAATTTATTCAAGTTGAAAAATATGATAGTTTTAATAAATGTATTGTCGATGCTGGCCAAAACCCCGAATTGTTAAAAAAATGTCAGGTTCATACCGCAATTATTATGCCCGAACAAGCGCTCTATTTAAGAGAAAACATCAAATTACGATTACTCATTGCCGCGCAGGCGGTTCCTCGGCATCAACAGCTTATTTATCAACGCGCACTCGATGATGTAGCTATTTGGGTTAATGCCTATTTTGATGGTAATAGCCCAAGTGTAAAAGTATTTTTAGATGAACTCAATAATTTACAGCAACAATCGATTAGCAATAAAAATGTACCTAAACAATTAGCTAGTCAGAAAGAACTCGATACACTAATGCAAACTCGCGTCCGTGCGATGTTAGTAAACTAG
- a CDS encoding heme biosynthesis HemY N-terminal domain-containing protein, producing MLRILIIFLVLIAGIIVGPMLADHQGMVLFQFSGYRIKMSLLTFIFVEFFFLLLLYIFYFVFIKIFYSKTALGGWLRSLSPKKSAKNIELAQLFLLEGDYKKAGRLLAKSAKSATNPALIYLQTAQAEIDSKQFNIAREHLDNAAKICKDKEKFAFKLVQLRLQIKTHQYHEAKITIEHLLEEKPRNPEVLRLADELYYHQQDYQSIINILPAMYKAEAFTETQLDQFKNTAYIGRIKQLAEHEGIGNMLKWWQSQPKAIKQNTIYQDTIKVYQDNLLSK from the coding sequence ATGTTACGAATTCTAATTATTTTCTTAGTTCTTATCGCGGGTATTATTGTTGGCCCAATGCTAGCTGATCATCAAGGCATGGTATTGTTTCAATTTTCAGGCTACCGAATAAAAATGAGTTTACTCACGTTTATTTTTGTTGAGTTCTTTTTTCTATTATTGCTTTATATCTTTTATTTTGTGTTTATTAAAATATTTTACTCTAAAACAGCTTTAGGCGGTTGGTTACGTTCATTATCTCCCAAAAAATCAGCAAAAAATATCGAACTAGCTCAGCTATTTTTGCTTGAGGGAGATTATAAAAAAGCAGGACGATTATTAGCTAAAAGTGCAAAATCAGCGACAAACCCAGCGCTCATTTATTTACAAACTGCGCAAGCTGAAATTGATAGCAAACAATTTAATATAGCAAGAGAACATCTTGATAATGCTGCAAAAATTTGTAAGGACAAAGAAAAATTCGCATTTAAACTGGTACAGCTTCGCCTACAAATTAAAACTCATCAATATCATGAGGCAAAAATAACGATAGAACATTTACTGGAAGAAAAACCGCGTAATCCAGAAGTACTACGGCTAGCGGATGAACTTTACTACCACCAACAAGATTACCAATCGATTATTAATATTTTACCTGCAATGTATAAGGCTGAAGCGTTTACTGAAACACAGCTTGATCAATTCAAAAATACTGCATACATAGGTAGAATAAAACAATTAGCAGAACATGAAGGTATTGGTAATATGCTTAAATGGTGGCAATCACAGCCAAAGGCTATTAAGCAAAATACAATTTATCAAGATACAATTAAAGTTTACCAAGATAATTTATTATCAAAATAG
- the gdhA gene encoding NADP-specific glutamate dehydrogenase — protein MSHYTSVDQFITSLQKRDPNQPEFLQAVREVLTSLWPFLEKNPQYTAHGLLERITEPERAIQFRVTWVDDKGQVQVNRAWRVQFNSAIGPFKGGMRFHPSVNLSILKFLGFEQTFKNALTTLPMGGGKGGSDFDPKGKSNGEVMRFCQALVTELYRHIGSDTDVPAGDIGVGGREVGFMAGMMKKLTNNASCVFTGKGLSFGGSLIRPEATGYGLVYFVEAMLKQHGKSFNGLNVAVSGSGNVAQYAIEKCMQLGAKVITLSDSAGTVVDEAGFTQEKLARLMQIKNIEYGRVEQYAKEFGLTYHKGQKPWGIKADVALPCATQNELTIEDAKMLINNGVIAVGEGANMPTTIEATEAFIAANVLFAPGKAANAGGVATSGLEMAQNSARMSWTAEEVDRQLHNIMLAIHSSCVKYGDHGGKVINYVDGANIAGFVKVADAMLGQGIL, from the coding sequence ATGAGTCATTATACGTCAGTCGATCAATTCATTACCTCTCTACAAAAACGCGATCCAAATCAACCTGAATTCTTACAAGCAGTTAGAGAAGTTTTAACCTCTTTATGGCCATTTTTAGAAAAAAATCCACAATATACCGCGCATGGGTTATTAGAGCGGATCACTGAGCCTGAGCGAGCGATCCAATTTCGTGTAACTTGGGTTGATGATAAAGGCCAAGTGCAAGTTAACCGAGCATGGCGTGTGCAGTTTAATTCAGCCATTGGTCCATTTAAGGGCGGTATGCGTTTTCATCCTTCAGTTAATTTATCTATTTTAAAATTTCTTGGTTTTGAGCAAACATTCAAAAATGCTTTAACTACATTACCTATGGGTGGCGGTAAAGGTGGTAGTGATTTTGATCCAAAAGGTAAAAGTAATGGTGAAGTAATGCGTTTTTGCCAAGCACTCGTTACTGAGTTATATCGTCATATTGGTTCTGATACTGATGTTCCAGCTGGTGATATTGGTGTTGGTGGTCGAGAGGTCGGTTTTATGGCTGGCATGATGAAAAAATTAACCAACAATGCATCTTGCGTATTTACCGGTAAAGGATTGTCTTTTGGCGGAAGTTTAATTCGGCCAGAAGCAACGGGCTATGGACTTGTATATTTTGTTGAAGCAATGCTTAAGCAACATGGTAAAAGTTTTAATGGTTTAAACGTTGCAGTATCAGGCTCTGGTAATGTAGCTCAATATGCAATTGAAAAATGTATGCAATTGGGCGCAAAAGTAATTACTTTATCGGATTCAGCAGGCACTGTTGTTGATGAGGCCGGTTTCACTCAAGAAAAATTAGCACGTTTGATGCAAATTAAGAATATCGAATATGGCCGCGTTGAACAATATGCTAAAGAGTTTGGTTTAACATACCATAAGGGTCAAAAACCTTGGGGAATTAAGGCTGATGTGGCACTACCTTGCGCAACTCAAAATGAATTAACTATCGAAGATGCTAAAATGCTTATTAATAATGGCGTTATTGCCGTTGGTGAGGGCGCAAATATGCCAACAACGATTGAAGCAACTGAAGCATTTATTGCCGCAAATGTACTTTTTGCACCAGGTAAAGCGGCTAATGCTGGCGGCGTTGCAACATCAGGACTGGAAATGGCACAAAACTCAGCAAGAATGTCATGGACTGCCGAAGAAGTTGATCGCCAGTTACATAATATTATGCTCGCTATTCACTCATCATGTGTCAAGTATGGTGATCATGGTGGTAAAGTTATTAATTATGTTGATGGCGCCAATATTGCCGGCTTTGTTAAAGTTGCTGATGCGATGTTAGGGCAAGGTATTTTGTAA
- a CDS encoding AzlD domain-containing protein: MQMTLYSLLIILGCGLVTWLPRVIPFILVRKIRIPEVVLRFLSYVPLCILTALFVQNLLVVREGQLPAINTAYLYATVPTVFAAVITKNLMWIVIVGVVSMSLIRYFLV, translated from the coding sequence ATGCAAATGACACTCTATAGTTTATTAATCATATTAGGTTGCGGCTTAGTAACTTGGTTACCGCGAGTTATTCCTTTTATTTTAGTGCGGAAAATTCGTATACCAGAAGTTGTGCTACGCTTTTTATCCTACGTCCCTTTATGTATATTAACCGCGCTGTTTGTACAAAATCTTTTAGTCGTAAGAGAAGGGCAGTTACCTGCCATCAATACGGCATATTTGTACGCAACAGTGCCAACAGTATTTGCCGCTGTGATTACTAAAAACTTGATGTGGATTGTTATTGTTGGTGTTGTATCTATGTCATTGATACGGTATTTTTTAGTTTAG
- a CDS encoding AzlC family ABC transporter permease — MSLTFRNGVIDCIPTLLGYIGIGIAAGVIGKASNLSILEVTLLAIIVYAGAAQFIIAGLMLISTPISAIIFTVFLINSRHFLMSMATAPYFKKFSLWNNIGIGSLLTDETFAVAMTTISKKVAINSKWMHGLNLTAYIVWILSCLLGGMIGNFLPDPRLLGLDYALVAMFIGLLYLQLISDKNKSKKNMLLVMLTVSVLLVFLMKFISAELALLIATLLGCCLGVLIEKCK; from the coding sequence ATGAGTTTAACATTTAGAAATGGTGTAATTGACTGTATTCCAACCTTACTTGGTTATATCGGTATTGGTATCGCTGCCGGCGTTATTGGTAAAGCATCTAATTTAAGTATATTAGAAGTTACATTGCTTGCCATTATTGTCTATGCTGGAGCTGCGCAATTTATTATTGCAGGTTTGATGCTAATTAGTACGCCGATTTCTGCCATTATTTTTACTGTTTTTCTAATTAATTCACGTCATTTTTTGATGAGTATGGCAACCGCGCCTTATTTTAAAAAATTTTCATTATGGAATAATATTGGGATAGGAAGCTTGTTAACCGATGAGACTTTTGCAGTAGCAATGACGACAATTAGCAAGAAAGTCGCTATCAATTCAAAATGGATGCACGGATTAAACCTGACGGCATATATTGTTTGGATTTTATCTTGTTTACTTGGCGGCATGATTGGTAACTTTTTGCCAGACCCTCGGCTCCTAGGTTTAGATTATGCGCTTGTCGCTATGTTTATTGGCCTTCTTTATTTACAATTAATTAGTGATAAGAATAAAAGTAAAAAAAATATGCTTTTAGTTATGTTAACAGTATCTGTTTTATTAGTATTTTTAATGAAATTTATCTCGGCAGAACTAGCACTACTGATTGCAACCTTACTGGGTTGCTGTTTAGGGGTACTCATCGAAAAATGCAAATGA